One window of Nymphaea colorata isolate Beijing-Zhang1983 chromosome 1, ASM883128v2, whole genome shotgun sequence genomic DNA carries:
- the LOC116245675 gene encoding CO(2)-response secreted protease-like: MAETRLLLFFLLSASILLHGHGASSEAPKAHIVYMGSSLSSSNEIEGENYEEANHLKLLSSVIPSEDSARVSLIHAYKYSLRGFAAMLTTKEADTLSKYPGIVSVFPDPVLKLHTTRSWDFLQATSGEVGAKPATAPVNGDVIIGMIDTGIWPESPSFNDAGLGPIPSRWKGTCMEGPDYKASNCNRKVIGARYYNSFGVAKVPESNGSSTLMSSPRDTVGHGSHTASTAAGSIVHNASYYGLGLGVARGGSLTSRLAIYKACSEEGCSGANLLKGIDDAVRDGVDIISISIGISSVFQMDFVSDPIAIGAFHATQRGVLVVCSGGNDGPFPFSVVNSAPWIFTVGASTIDRDFQSTVVLRNGQTFQGSAISFSKLNRSRLWPLVFAGDIPVSPSSREEARNCYPGSLNAAKAARKIVVCLEDDPIVTRKVKKLVVESLGAKGIIFVDQQSKSSALDAGDFPFIEVNSSVGNQILAYINSTRKPRASILTSVGVPGVRPAPVVAYFSSRGPGGLSQSILKPDVVAPGVNILASVIPTNMTGQVPAGKKASMFAIKSGTSMACPHVTGAAASIKAAHPHWTSSMIKSALMTTASTINNLGKQVTNTSGISATPLDTGSGEIHPTRALDPGLVYETHPHDHFDFLCYYGYSHAQISSISGTNYSCPSNSSEILISNLNYPSISISKLERQNFTTRRVSRTLTNVGPSVDAIYTVTVEAPNSLSVEVTPQKLIFSANATRLSYDAEFTVKGAETGYQFGFITWSDGAHVVRTTFAVNVV, encoded by the exons ATGGCAGAAACcaggctgctcctcttcttcctgcTCTCTGCTTCTATCCTTCTCCATGGCCATGGGGCTTCAAGTGAAGCGCCAAAG GCACATATTGTATACATGGGAAGTTCGTTGAGTAGCAGCAACGAaattgaaggagaaaattatgaggaagCGAATCACCTGAAGTTACTGTCATCAGTTATTCCAAG TGAGGACAGTGCCCGGGTGTCATTGATTCATGCGTATAAGTACTCCTTAAGAGGATTTGCTGCCATGCTTACAACGAAAGAGGCGGACACATTGTCCA AATATCCGGGAATCGTATCGGTTTTCCCTGATCCAGTTCTTAAACTTCACACGACGCGTTCATGGGACTTCTTGCAAGCCACGTCCGGCGAGGTGGGGGCAAAGCCTGCGACAGCGCCTGTCAATGGAGACGTAATAATCGGAATGATCGATACAG GAATTTGGCCGGAGTCACCGAGTTTCAATGACGCGGGGCTTGGGCCGATACCATCAAGATGGAAAGGAACGTGCATGGAAGGGCCTGACTACAAAGCATCTAACTGCAACAG GAAGGTGATCGGTGCCCGGTATTATAACTCATTCGGGGTCGCAAAAGTCCCGGAGTCAAACGGGTCCAGTACGCTGATGAGCTCGCCCAGGGACACAGTGGGGCACGGAAGCCACACCGCATCGACCGCGGCTGGCAGCATCGTGCACAACGCGAGCTACTACGGGCTCGGGCTGGGAGTGGCCAGGGGCGGGTCGCTGACAAGCCGGCTGGCAATCTATAAGGCGTGTTCGGAGGAGGGGTGTTCCGGGGCGAACCTGCTGAAGGGGATAGACGATGCGGTCAGGGACGGGGTGGACATCATCTCCATCTCCATCGGCATCAGCTCCGTCTTCCAAATGGACTTCGTCAGCGACCCCATCGCCATCGGCGCCTTCCACGCGACGCAGAGGGGAGTGCTCGTGGTCTGCTCCGGTGGAAACGACGGGCCCTTCCCCTTCAGTGTGGTGAACTCCGCGCCCTGGATCTTCACCGTGGGCGCTTCCACCATCGATCGGGATTTCCAGTCCACCGTCGTCCTCAGAAACGGACAAACCTTTCAG GGTTCTGCGATAAGTTTCTCGAAGCTCAACCGTTCAAGACTGTGGCCTCTGGTGTTCGCCGGCGACATCCCCGTCAGCCCCTCTTCACGTGAAGAAGCAAg GAATTGTTATCCTGGATCACTGAACGCAGCCAAGGCAGCTAGAAAAATAGTGGTGTGCCTGGAGGACGATCCAATTGTGACCAGAAAGGTGAAAAAGCTGGTTGTCGAATCCCTTGGAGCCAAGGGAATTATATTCGTCGACCAGCAATCGAAGTCGTCGGCATTGGATGCCGGAGATTTTCCATTTATCGAAGTCAACAGCTCGGTTGGAAACCAGATTCTTGCCTACATAAATAGCACCAG GAAGCCGAGAGCGTCGATCCTGACGAGCGTCGGCGTGCCAGGCGTGCGGCCAGCGCCGGTGGTCGCCTACTTCTCTTCTCGTGGTCCCGGTGGCCTCTCTCAGTCCATCCTCAAG CCGGATGTTGTAGCACCAGGAGTAAACATATTGGCATCTGTTATTCCAACAAACATGACGGGACAAGTTCCCGCGGGGAAGAAAGCCTCCATGTTTGCAATCAAGTCTGGGACGTCCATGGCTTGCCCCCACGTGACCGGTGCAGCTGCCTCCATCAAGGCTGCTCATCCTCACTGGACCTCCTCCATGATCAAGTCTGCACTCATGACAACAG CCTCAACAATCAACAACCTTGGAAAGCAAGTGACAAACACTTCAGGAATATCTGCCACTCCACTTGACACTGGCTCTGGAGAAATACATCCAACCAGAGCACTTGATCCTGGCCTGGTCTATGAAACACATCCTCATGACCACTTCGACTTCCTCTGCTACTATGGCTACTCACATGCTCAGATCTCATCCATCTCAGGCACCAACTACAGTTGCCCAAGCAACTCTTCTGAAATCCTAATATCCAATCTCAACTATCCCTCCATTTCCATCAGCAAGCTCGAGAGGCAAAATTTCACCACTAGGAGAGTCTCTAGGACACTGACCAATGTTGGTCCCAGCGTTGATGCCATTTATACAGTCACTGTGGAAGCTCCCAATTCATTGAGTGTTGAAGTAACACCGCAGAAGCTCATCTTCTCTGCAAATGCCACAAGATTGTCGTATGATGCAGAGTTCACTGTCAAGGGTGCAGAGACGGGATATCAATTTGGTTTCATAACATGGTCAGATGGTGCACATGTAGTTAGGACTACATTTGCAGTTAATGTGGTATAA